One window of Aspergillus oryzae RIB40 DNA, chromosome 3 genomic DNA carries:
- a CDS encoding RNA-binding protein (predicted protein), whose amino-acid sequence MSEAARLKCTVYVGGLDQAVTVQTLAEAFVPFGEVVDITLPKPDVPNSNELHRGFGYVEFEVPEDAKEAIDNMDGSELYGRTIKVAAAKPQKDSNEGLGSKTAIWEQEGYLAKYAVDEEDKLAAEQAQAATNDRPHDPMQGLEELDVAGPKPE is encoded by the exons ATGAGCGAAGCGGCGCGCTTGAAATGTACCGTCTATGTGGGGGGTCTCGACCAGGCGGTTACTGTGCAGACGCTGGCCGAGGCATTCGTTCCCTTCGGCGAAGTTGTTGATATAACGCTCCCAAAGCCCGACGTTCCCAACTCGAACGAGCTCCATCGCGGGTTTGGCTATGTGGAATTTGAGGTACCCGAAGATGCAAAAGAAGCGATCGACAACATGGATGGAAGCGAGCTCTACGGGCGTACGATCAAGGTTGCTGCCGCAAAGCCACAGAAGGATAGCAATGAAGGCCTAGGAAGCAAGACAGCTATTTGGGAACAG GAGGGCTACTTGGCCAAATACGCAgtcgacgaggaggataagTTGGCGGCAGAGCAGGCTCAAGCAGCAACCAATGATCGTCCTCACGACCCTATGCAAGGAttggaagagctggacgTCGCTGGTCCGAAGCCCGAATAA
- a CDS encoding putative mitochondrial dicarboxylate carrier (mitochondrial oxoglutarate/malate carrier proteins) translates to MASSAKLEVSQPPRAAVPVKKVHYPFWFGGSASCFAAAVTHPLDLGTFGHVIKSDGILGLYRGLSAALLRQMTYSTTRFGIYEELKSRFTSPDAPASTLTLVGMACTSGFLGGIAGNPADVMNVRMQSDAALPVEQRRNYRHAFHGLVQMTRHEGPASLFRGVWPNSTRAVLMTASQLASYDTFKRLCIDRFGMSDNLGTHFTASFLAGFVATTVCSPVDVIKTRVMTASPAESRGHSIVGLLRDITRKEGFAWAFRGWVPSFIRLGPHTIATFIFLEEHKKLYRLLKGVSEEKHTA, encoded by the exons ATGGCAAGCAGCGCAAAGCTGGAGGTGTCGCAGCCCCCCCGGGCTGCTGTGCCAGTGAAAAAAGTGCATTATCCTTTCTGGTTTGGTGGCTCTGCATCATGTTTTGCGGCCGCCGTGACGCACCCTTTGGATCTTG GCACTTTCGGCCATGTGATTAAGAGTGATGGTATTTTGGGTTTATATAGAGGG CTTTCGGCCGCGCTCTTGCGACAGATGACCTATTCCACCACTCGCTTCGGTATATATGAAGAGTTGAAATCGCGCTTCACATCGCCCGATGCACCCGCCAGCACTCTCACCCTGGTCGGGATGGCCTGTACATCCGGTTTTCTTGGTGGTATCGCAGGAAATCCGGCCGACGTTATGAACGTGCGCATGCAGTCCGACGCAGCTCTCCCCGTAGAGCAACGCCGTAACTACAGACATGCCTTCCACGGACTGGTCCAGATGACCCGCCACGAAGGTCCTGCAAGTCTGTTCCGTGGTGTTTGGCCCAATTCGACTCGTGCCGTGCTGATGACCGCCTCGCAATTGGCTTCCTACGACACCTTCAAGCGTCTCTGCATCGACAGGTTCGGCATGTCCGATAACCTGGGCACTCATTTCACGGCGTCCTTCTTGGCCGGTTTCGTCGCGACAACCGTCTGCAGCCCCGTGGACGTGATCAAGACCCGTGTGATGACCGCTTCTCCGGCCGAGAGCCGCGGCCACAGCATCGTGGGTCTCTTACGAGACATCACCCGCAAGGAAGGCTTCGCCTGGGCTTTCCGCGGTTGGGTTCCCAGTTTCATTCGCCTGGGCCCCCATACCATCGCTACATTCATCTTCCTGGAAGAGCATAAGAAGCTCTATCGTCTGCTGAAGGGTGTCTCCGAAGAGAAGCACACAGCATAG
- a CDS encoding DNA-directed RNA polymerase II core subunit RPB3 (RNA polymerase II, subunit POLR2C/RPB3) — protein sequence MDYEMDIEPTGPQVTVREAEPYRVDFKLSSVDLAFANSLRRAMLAEVPTIAIDLVEVEKNTSVLPDEFLAHRLGLIPLNSKNCDQDVEYTRDCECEDHCARCSVTLTLHARCTGDDIMRVYARDLVVSGERANEWVGNPVITDPEGNGPLICKLRRGQELKMTCIAKKGIAKEHAKWMPTAAVGFEYDPHNNLKHVDYWYEEDPIKEWPVSHNAAWEHAAPPDQPFDYDAQPNNFYIDVESVGVLEPDMIIQQGITVLQRKLASVISALSGTGDGDHNGVMGGEDEDMMGVRSPDAYEPPEGIDGGFTAYANGGASAWGASAATPYGATPYGGGGSNRSYGA from the exons ATGGACTATGAAATGGACATCGAGCCTACAGGGCCCCAGGTCACAGTGCGAGAG GCCGAACCCTACCGAGTCGATTTCAAACTCAGCTCCGTCGATCTCGCCTTCGCCAACTCTCTCCGCCGAGCCATGCTTGCTGAAGTTCCCACTATTGCTATCGACTTAGTTGAAGTCGAGAAGAATACCTCTGTGCTTCCGGACGAGTTTCTTGCCCACCGACTGGGTCTCATCCCTCTTAATTCCAAGAACTGTGACCAGGACGTTGAGTACACTCGCGACTGCGAGTGTGAGGATCATTGCGCGCGGTGCAGCGTGACGCTTACTTTACATGCGCGCTGCACCGGCGATGACATTATGCGCGTGTATGCGCGGGATCTGGTGGTCAGCGGTGAGCGGGCGAATGAATGGGTCGGAAACCCGGTTATCACTGATCCAGAAGGCAATGGACCCCTGATCTGTAAATTGCGACGTGGGCAAGAGCTTAAAATGACATGTATCGCCAAGAAGGGTATTGCCAAAGAACACGCCAAGTGGATGCCCACCGCAGCAGTTGGTTTCGAATATGACCCGCACAATAACCTCAAACATGTGGATTATTGGTACGAAGAAGATCCTATTAAAGAATG GCCCGTCTCTCACAATGCTGCATGGGAACACGCCGCTCCCCCGGACCAACCCTTCGATTACGATGCGCAACCCAACAACTTTTATATCGATGTCGAGAGCGTCGGTGTCCTCGAACCGGATATGATCATCCAGCAAGGGATCACAGTTTTACAACGCAAGCTTGCGTCTGTTATTTCGGCACTTTCTGGCACTGGTGACGGCGACCACAATGGTGTTATGGgtggggaggatgaagatatgATGGGTGTACGCAGTCCAGATGCATATGAGCCTCCAGAGGGTATTGATGGAGGCTTCACTGCTTACGCTAATGGCGGTGCAAGTGCTTGGGGAGCAAGCGCAGCAACCCCGTACGGTGCAACCCCGTATGGAGGTGGTGG TTCGAATCGCAGCTATGGTGCTTGA
- a CDS encoding NUDIX hydrolase (diadenosine and diphosphoinositol polyphosphate phosphohydrolase), which produces MVDQTRSMESRTGRKNQRYGSKGERLVAGVVPLSTDKSQVLMIQSAGRGGWVLPKGGWETDEETAQQAACREAWEEGGIICTVLRDLGMIPDMRPSTLLTSHAPKASYQFFEVIVDREEAQWPEMHKRKRQWVSYAQAAAALASRPELLEALNRSSMKR; this is translated from the exons ATGGTGGATCAAACTCGGTCAATGGAGTCCCGGACAGGACGGAAAAACCAAC GATATGGATCGAAAGGCGAACGTCTTGTAGCCGGTGTGGTTCCCTTGTCGACCGATAAATCACAGGTGCTTATGATCCAATCTGCGGGACGAGGTGGCTGGGTGCTTCCCAAAGGTGGATGGGAAACAGATGAAGAAACTGCCCAACAAGCCGCTTGCAGAGAGGCCTGGGAAGAGGGCGGCATAATCTGCACAGTGCTCAGAGATCTGGGGATGATCCCTGACATGCGCCCCTCTACTCTACTGACGTCGCATGCACCCAAGGCATCTTACCAATTCTTTGAGGTCATCGTTGACCGTGAGGAAGCGCAATGGCCAGAAATGCATAAACGAAAGCGTCAATGGGTCTCTTATGCGCAAGCCGCAGCTGCTCTTGCGAGCCGTCCAGAGCTCTTAGAGGCATTGAATCGCAGCTCCATGAAACGGTAG